The following proteins are encoded in a genomic region of Ptychodera flava strain L36383 chromosome 23 unlocalized genomic scaffold, AS_Pfla_20210202 Scaffold_24__1_contigs__length_23054250_pilon, whole genome shotgun sequence:
- the LOC139124636 gene encoding zinc finger protein 23-like produces the protein MSGTHNKVSIQSISKFGGEVDEVCNTSCSERKKTMIKRLQEKNAELLNKWKDDTLTSEDKTEILNFLVQTGTILVKTETGDNLEGKDYNEIADGSAETTVKKESSGMPAEREPSSGLCDRSDPPGHSKIANGEASEMSVKIGGDQRTGICCASEFSFNDIANRSGQPVLIPSFRRSSDTSCNLRDAQKQKQKRKLNITFNDDMIPTNSHALTNQDDSCDKSENRDREIVPPRDGMKAISITSQPTNSPVQKVLPPGGVSFNGNTNNSAENNGAVPLSYQAQQPPVCMPLMNSPIIATFIMAGPQTNSNIGVNIQQSNTVGIPCDPLVVTGSTPGLNYPLPSQQHIVPVLVGNQIVPVALNSLPLLNPQSQAVHTKLNVPGPVGIPLPPQPWQMLPQHIAGFQLGVPGPSLTQGLSTRTIEDKGTSSHKELQQDTEISPSSQMSTKENGDGVNNQEKEPDLGASMESKEIVTSFENKYNITIVTEETIAKPQDFENNLVDRASKKTDTSQNLKENETILNDSEKADQVMSALIADVFIDHVSPDRLVYAIERSLPAEGLECAVEHCGETFLSRQALACHVTKRHTISKYQCEICHGDIEHSELSKHMNGHAKCDKRYTAGVYDRSVSEKEIRVMRLHGNVEHFSLVGAFLPPEWFDSSLPEDVLSPKPCNCGHVISNLAYFVSHCMSKHPDSVFKCKVCGETVSFSTLFEHMKQHKDVKSYKCDVCNHLFPSQHKFWSHRKMHVKHKMFQCQECDNVFASNYVLKCHMRKHTGIYPVYCDICGKGFHKQHQLKRHKPTHSTEKAYKCEICNTRVKNAESVRRHMKIHTGDRPFPCEICGKNFITKGAVRKHMLVHSDVRPFLCEECGSTFQTNLRLKQHLRSHTGIKPFKCEECDKVFAWKTDLTRHMDSHSGRKEYMCDLCGKTYRRPEALRIHQRLHTDERPYKCDNCGKGFNQKVQLQLHERNGTCLSQKPSGKCKNFARKEALA, from the exons ATGTCAGGAACGCACAACAAAGTCTCAATTCAGTCAATCTCGAAATTCGGCGGTGAAG TTGATGAAGTTTGCAACACCAGTTGTTCTGAAAGGAAGAAAACAATGATTAAGCGTCTGCAAGAAAAAAACGCAGAATTGTTAAATAAATGGAAAGATGACACCCTCACATCAGAAG ATAAAACGGAGATTTTGAATTTTCTAGTACAAACTGGAACCATTCTTGTAAAGACAGAAACAGGCGATAATTTAGAGGGAAAGGATTACAATGAGATTGCAGATGGATCAGCTGAGACTACTGTGAAAAAGGAAAGTTCAGGAATGCCGGCAGAAAGAGAACCTTCATCAGGTCTTTGTGATAGAAGTGATCCCCCAGGTCACTCCAAGATAGCCAATGGTGAGGCATCTGAAATGTCTGTTAAGATTGGAGGAGACCAGCGTACTGGTATCTGCTGTGCCAGTGAATTTAGCTTCAATGACATTGCTAACCGCAGCGGACAGCCTGTTTTGATCCCTAGTTTCAGAAGAAGCAGTGATACATCTTGTAACCTCAGGGAtgcacaaaaacaaaaacaaaaaagaaaacttaATATCACATTCAACGATGACATGATCCCGACAAATTCTCACGCATTAACAAATCAAGATGACAGTTGTGACAAGAGTGAAAATCGAGACAGAGAAATAGTGCCACCCAGAGATGGTATGAAGGCTATCTCTATTACATCACAGCCAACCAATAGTCCTGTCCAGAAGGTTCTTCCACCTGGAGGAGTGTCTTTCAATGGGAATACAAACAACAGTGCAGAAAACAATGGAGCTGTACCACTGTCTTATCAAGCTCAACAGCCACCAGTGTGCATGCCATTAATGAACTCTCCAATTATAGCAACTTTCATAATGGCTGGTCCACAGACTAACAGCAATATAGGTGTTAACATTCAGCAAAGTAACACTGTTGGAATACCTTGTGATCCACTTGTTGTAACTGGTAGCACACCTGGGCTTAACTATCCTTTACCTTCACAACAGCACATTGTGCCAGTCCTGGTGGGAAATCAAATTGTTCCTGTCGCTCTCAACAGTCTACCATTACTGAACCCCCAATCACAGGCTGTCCACACCAAGTTGAATGTTCCTGGCCCAGTGGGGATTCCCCTTCCACCACAACCATGGCAAATGTTACCCCAACATATTGCTGGGTTTCAACTTGGAGTTCCAGGTCCCTCTTTGACACAGGGACTGTCAACAAGAACCATAGAAGACAAGGGGACAAGTAGCCATAAAGAACTCCAGCAAGACACTGAAATATCTCCTTCATCGCAGATGTCAACCAAGGAAAATGGTGACGGCGTTAATAACCAAGAAAAAGAACCAGATCTTGGCGCTTCCATGGAGTCCAAAGAGATTGTAACATCCTTTGAAAATAAGTATAATATCACTATAGTGACAGAGGAGACAATTGCCAAACCCCAAGACTTTGAAAATAATCTTGTAGACAGAGCTTCAAAAAAGACTGATACATCACAAAACCTGAAGGAAAATGAGACAATActaaatgactctgaaaaagCAGATCAGGTGATGAGTGCTCTAATTGCAGATGTTTTTATTGATCATGTCAGCCCAGATCGTCTGGTGTATGCCATCGAAAGATCATTGCCGGCAGAGGGACTGGAGTGTGCTGTAGAGCACTGTGGTGAGACTTTCTTGAGCCGGCAAGCATTGGCATGTCACGTGACAAAAAGACACACAATCAGTAAATATCAATGTGAAATTTGCCATGGGGATATTGAACACAGCGAACTCTCGAAACATATGAATGGACATGCTAAATGCGATAAACGGTACACAGCTGGTGTCTATGATCGTAGCGTGTCTGAAAAAGAAATAAGAGTTATGAGATTACATGGCAATGTAGAACATTTCTCACTAGTCGGTGCCTTCCTTCCACCAGAGTGGTTTGATTCCAGTTTACCTGAGGACGTGTTGAGCCCTAAACCGTGTAACTGTGGCCATGTGATTTCAAATTTGGCGTATTTTGTGTCACATTGCATGAGCAAACATCCAGACAGTGTGTTCAAGTGCAAGGTGTGTGGAGAAACTGTCTCCTTTTCTACCCTGTTTGAGCACATGAAACAACACAAGGATGTCAAGTCATACAAGTGTGATGTCTGCAACCATCTCTTTCCGTCCCAACACAAGTTCTGGAGTCACAGGAAGATGCATGTGAAACACAAAATGTTTCAGTGCCAAGAATGCGACAATGTCTTTGCGTCCAACTATGTGTTGAAGTGTCACATGCGAAAGCACACAGGAATATACCCAGTGTATTGTGACATCTGTGGCAAGGGCTTCCACAAACAACACCAGCTGAAACGGCACAAGCCAACGCATAGTACAGAGAAGGCCTATAAATGTGAAATCTGCAATACCAGAGTCAAGAATGCCGAATCAGTAAGAAGGCATATGAAAATCCACACAGGAGACAGACCATTCCCTTGTGAAATCTGTGGAAAGAATTTCATTACCAAGGGGGCAGTGCGCAAACATATGTTGGTCCACTCGGACGTGCGACCGTTCCTGTGCGAGGAGTGTGGTAGCACATTTCAGACAAATCTACGGCTTAAACAACATCTGCGGAGCCATACTGGTATAAAGCCTTTCAAGTGTGAGGAATGCGACAAAGTCTTTGCATGGAAGACAGATCTGACCCGACACATGGATTCGCACAGCGGAAGGAAGGAATATATGTGTGACCTTTGCGGGAAAACATACCGACGTCCGGAAGCACTGAGGATTCATCAGCGGTTGCACACAGACGAGAGACCGTATAAATGCGATAATTGTGGCAAAGGTTTTAACCAGAAGGTCCAGCTTCAATTGCATGAAAGAAACGGAACATGCTTGTCTCAGAAACCTTCCGGCAAATGTAAGAACTTTGCTAGAAAAGAAGCCCTTGCGTGA